The Hemibagrus wyckioides isolate EC202008001 linkage group LG10, SWU_Hwy_1.0, whole genome shotgun sequence genome includes a window with the following:
- the dkk3a gene encoding dickkopf-related protein 3a, with product MLMVALNLALCLVTVNGLLPETWTSPGVDLQSHAPTEASVGQKPTALSDLFSDEKKLVENTQRKLEDDEHQMDNESANSIQPIHNITSNYSNESRLEIVTGNQSTPAPEAINKISANTTEDIRMTRTVNQSSNKENDIDRECIIDEDCEKGRFCLYDEHHSECMLCKQSNATCSKDEECCEGQLCVFGQCTNSTKGKTGTICQEQVNCDPDLCCAFYKGLLFPVCIPKPKKHEPCSISPNHLMDLLSWDLGRRSPKEHCPCAGNLQCQHLGRSLVCLKGPTSSEEVLADTLYGEIDYII from the exons ATGCTGATGGTCGCCCTGAATCTCGCACTCTGCCTGGTGACCGTTAATGGACTCCTTCCAGAAACTTGGACATCTCCCGGTGTGGACTTACAGTCGCACGCGCCCACAGAGGCGAGCGTTGGACAAAAGCCGACTGCGCTGAGTGACCTGTTCAGCGACGAGAAGAAACTGGTGGAAAACACGCAGCGCAAACTGGAGGACGATGAGCATCAG atgGACAATGAGAGTGCAAATTCTATCCAGCCCATCCATAACATCACCTCAAATTACAGCAACGAAAGCAGATTAGAGATCGTTACCGGAAATCAATCTACCCCTGCTCCGGAGGCGATCAATAAG ATATCAGCCAACACAACGGAGGACATCCGCATGACCAGAACCGTTAACCAGTCCAGCAACAAGGAAAATGATATTGATCGT GAATGCATTATTGACGAGGACTGTGAGAAAGGTAGATTCTGCCTGTACGATGAACACCACTCCGAGTGTATGCTTTGCAAGCAGTCAAATGCG ACCTGCAGCAAAGATGAGGAGTGCTGTGAGggccagctgtgtgtgttcggtCAGTGCACGAACTCCACTAAAGGAAAAACAGGAACCATCTGCCAAGAACAAGTCAACTGTGATCCCGATCTGTGCTGCGCCTTTTATAAAG GCCTGCTCTTCCCAGTGTGCATTCCCAAACCTAAAAAACATGAGCCCTGTAGCATCTCCCCCAATCACCTGATGGACCTGCTGTCATGGGATTTAGGACGCAGGAGTCCAAAAGAGCACTGTCCCTGCGCTGGGAACCTGCAGTGCCAACATCTGGG TCGCAGCTTGGTGTGTTTGAAAGGTCCGACCTCCAGCGAAGAAGTTCTGGCCGACACACTGTACGGCGAAATCGACTACATCATCTAA